The window TCTGGATGAGTTAGAGCTTGACTTCTGGAGGTTCCGGCTCCCCGCCGCAACTCGGCCGGAGATGGCTACCGCGGCTTATGTAGACGGTGAGCTGGTGGTCACGGTGCCAAAAGGAAGCGGCGACGAGGATGTTGGTGAAGCCGAAACCGGTGCTATTGGAGGACCAGGACAGCTTGTTCTTGTACAGTAATTTAtttaaacccccccccccccccccccgacccccaccaaaaaaaaggttggctatttttttttttttttttttgtatgttatGCTTATCTCAGGATCCTTTGATCCTTAAAATGAAAGTCTGCTACTTCCATAAGGTTACGCTATGTTGCATATTATTCAGTTAAGTTTTTGGTTTTCTTGATTTACAGTATGTGTATGTTTGTTTATTAAAATTAGGTTAAGGCTGTGTTTTGTTCTATATCATAATCGGAAGTTGATTTTTATGGCAAAGAAACGTAGCTTAATTTTGAATGAGAATCAGTTtccattttctgatttttttcctTATCTGATAAAGAACCAAACACAGCCTTAAGTTTGGAAGTATTTGGTATATGTTATTGATGACTAAAGCTTGCTTGCTGAGACTAGGACAGTGAGCTGAATGTAACATTTTTTGATGTCAGAAAACTTGGTTTGTTCATATAAATGAATTCCATTCTGTTCAGTCATCAAAATAATCTGGCATCGCAGTTTGAGGggaaaatttgatattttcacTGAAATTTGTTCAGAATGTGCTCTGGTGCAATCTAGATTTCATTTTGAATGAACTTAACCTCTCATGGTTGCTGGATTGGCTTGTGCCAAACTTCCATGTCTCCATATTGTGTTAGATGACACTCGTTGTGATTTCTTTTTTTCGAAATCACCATAACTTCCACTACTGCAGGTTGTGTTTAATGACACtcatttatgattttttttttcaaattatgatTTCAATCCGTTAAAACATTCCAAAGCATGTGATTATAGTGCATTATGTTTGTTTTCTTGTGCTAGATTAGTGATTTCAGTTCCcactgaaaagaaaaaaaaagacatgaaacttaagaaaagaaaattgcagTAGTTCATCTTATTCCCATTAACATTTCCCAATAATTGAACCATATATTGCAACTTGGTCTTGTCCTGATCGATAATTTTGGAGCCTCTTTGTCATCTTTATCAGTTGCCCCTGCTTGGTGATGGGACACTTGACTACAAATTTGTTTCTTGTGCCTTGTGTAAACGTCAAGTGACATATGAACGGTAGGTTTTGCTTGGAGAATATGTTACTCTTACATCCTGTTGTATAAGTATATGCTGTTCAGAAAGAACTTGAGACGAACGAAAATTGATAGTAAAAAGCAATTAAGCCATGACAAGAAAGTAATTGATTCGAGGAAGTCTGAGTGCTTACGCTCTTACTTATTTGGTGAAGGTGCATATATTGAGTATTCTTTGCTGGACCCTGAGATTGTTTGAATTCATTTTCTGGTTGATAGGACTGTCGTCGTGTTAAACTCCTTCCTGTGGAGTTTACCAGATGGCTTGAAAACTCTGGCTGATTTTGATTTAGTCTaacttcttcttccttttttttccttcttcgcATCTCAAATTATACTAGGTAAACAATCATGTCCTTTGTCTGAGCCAAATTacaattttatgttttttgcttgatttatagtGGATGTTTCAGCACAGGTTAAAGCAATTTATTACCCTTGTTGCCAGAAATCGTGCAGTTTCAGCATATGTATTGTTAGCAAGCCAAATTTGTGCAAAAGGAAGGCCATTTGCCTTCGATGGTAGGCCAGGCTAGAGCAGCAGCAGTTTAAGTTTAACATACAAATATCTTTAGAGCCGGCTTAAGTCCCTGTCACTGTGACTTTTAAATAAAATTGAGTGACTTATTTCAAAGTCCCATAACAGCAATCGCTTTTAAAGGCGGATCTTAGACTAACAATGAAAGCGGgtgaaggggggggggggaattctTGGGACTTCAGCTGTTACAGCCAGTTTCTTTATAATGGCAATTGCCAAGCTTGCACTTATTCTAGTGCAGTTTCAGGCATATTCTCTAccttgtgcaaaacacaaataGTTCAAGCCATTCATGTGTTTTCGACGTGAATAGCTTGAGGATGTGGAAATTTTGCACATTACGTGACTCCTTTGAGAGGATGTTGTTAGCTCCCTTTGAAAATTGCAACCAAAAGATCTATTGAGGTAATGGGAAAAGCTCGAGAGGAATATCATTTGATACTGTAATTGAGAATTTTTTGGGAATGTCTTCTGCTGAGCGACTTGTTCAAGCTGGAAAACTTTCTCCGTTCGCTAAGTCATGGTCTGTTATTGCAACATCTCCAGCAGGTTATGTAATTCGTAAAGAAAGTGGCGCGTACGTGTTGCTACTCCAGATGCATATTTAATCCGTTGTACTCCTATTGAAGTTGGCTGGGCCTGTCATGTCTGCCTTGTCTTTGAATGATCTCCAATCCCCTTGCCATCCATTTGTTTGTACGTGTGCCATCCAATTATCTTTGACAGGTGCCCGACCTAAGGCTAGTATTCATGTTGTAATCCAATTTAATTTGTTTAGTCTTTTTGGTCTTTTGCTGGATATGACTCCGTAACAGGGTAAATGTTACTATTGGTACCCAGCTAAAAATTTTGGAGCTTTGAGAATAATTTAGCTTTCTGCCGCgccttaatttatttataatCTGTATAATCTCAATATAGTAGTTTATATATGCAAGAGAGcatgaaaagaaattatacTGATTACCCGACGTGGCTCGTTTGCGTTTAGATTTGGACTTCTTGTCTTTAACATCTCCAACTAACAAATTACCAATTGGATTGCCCATTCCTGGATGATATATGACGCTGCCATGAGGTTCTTGGCTGTTGTTCTTTCagtgctttcttcttctttacgtatatatatatatatatggtttgGGCTAATGGTCGATGATCCCATGACTGTAGTCTTTTGTATATTCATTGTTGCTTTGAATTGGTTGGGAGTGGGGTCTGGAATATGTTCTTTGCTTTCCGTTCATCTTTGGCGATGCTGTTGTGTGTGGTGGCTGACTATTCCCCCTTGTATGATATGATGAGAAAAAGACAGAGACAGACAGGATTATGTGATGTCGTCTTCGGAGTCGGGAAGGAGgaataaatgaaaaaggaaaagggtgTGGCTCCGGTGAGAAATAAATGAATGGGATAAGTACGACATTATGAAACTCTTCTTTGTTGTTAACTCCTTTAACTTTGCACTACAAGCGAAAACTAggtaattttgtttttttttaccaGATACGTTAGATTCCATGCCACATCTGTTACTACTTTTATTCTACACTAAGGGGAGGGGTAGGGAGAGGAGGACTCAAGGGGGTCAGAGAAGGAATCAAAAGGGATTGAACCATCACCAGTCTAAACGGATACTTGGGGGATTGGACCATCACCAGTCTAAACTGATACCTACGCACCCGCTGACAAAATTTAAGGAAATCCTGGATTGaatgttgattttttttgtctACACCCAAGTGTCTAGTGGCCAACTACTCTAGGGTAAATACATGAGTACTTTCCTCAGATTTTTCTTGACAATATTTTGTTGATTCAAACTGGGGCCTCAAGTGGAGGAAGGAAAGCGTTTAGCAATTCATCTTGCGGACGAAGaagaaataatataaaattgtTCTCTTTTGCTGAACTTCAGCGGTTAATGTTTCCGACCTCATGTCCAACAAAAACTTGCGTGGAGTCGTGGACTGTATTCTTTGTTCCCTTCAAACTTGGTAAGCACATATtccatataaatatattatgcTAAAGTTTATACTGAAAAAACACACTGAGGGTCTtatcatcaaattttttttatagattACTTTTTGAACTCATTGTTGTTATATCAATACCAGCAATTAGGGATTCATGCGAGCCAAGCTGCTCGCGAGTAGCTTGCGAGTAGCTCGGTCAATGACTTGGTTTGAACTCGATCAAATTGAattcgagccgagtctcgagtTACTCGAGTATACATTCAAGTCGAGTAAGAGTTCGAATTTTTGCAGCTCGTGACTCGACGAGCTACTCGTCGAGtagtataatttaaataatatatataatttaaataatatatatgtattataaatataaaatgaccATTATGAGTATAATTTCTACTGAATTTACAAGATTGATAAAAAATTCGATTGATCAGTTTACTCGGCTCGATAAGGCTTGACTCAAGGTCGAGTCTTATTGAGTCGAGTCTCGAGCTTTTAAGGACTCGATCGAGATCGAGcttgagctcgactcggctcgaatACACCCCTACCAGCAATAGATTTCACCTCTGCATATTCATAGTTAATCCACACACAGCGAAAGtttcaaattcattaaaataattaaacaaaattgaataTTAAGATATTTAACTTGATTAAATTTGTTTACACCTCTAAGAGAATACACGGTAATCTCTCACAAGTAATTTTTTTCATGTTGAAAGAAAATCAGAATTTTTTATCCTTGGGGTAGAGTGTCATTTATTCGGAATGAGGTTCAATCAGATATAGAATTTCGGTTTAAGTGCCACAATTCGGGATGATCAAATTTTGTCTGTAATTATGGTAGCATATTGGTGTTAATTCGATTTTAATAGCATCATGATATCATTCGCACGGATTTGGTTTAATTACTTGAAGTTGGAAGCCTTTAATGTACGACTGTCGCTTTCATCAATGAGGTttaggttccgtttgataaaactgaatctgaatactgaaacaattaatttgctgaattttaagcactgaaaaaaatatatgaatgtctgaattttaatgctaaacttatttatactgtttgataaatatttatagctgaatgcttaataagtttaatttaacaattttgcccttatatcatttcattcaaaaaagaaatagaatctatgatttaattagtttaaaattgttaggtataaaaatgacaatatttatttttaaatcaaattaatataaaatatgaaatatattatatgagaagtatggagaagatgtgaaagtcattaaaaagagagaaaagagaatattatgttgtttaattagataagaattttgaatataattaacaaacaaggatagattTGGTAAATAAGATAAAGTAgctgaagtaattctattgattcttattaTAATTAAgtattcagttaggattcttgtactgaaaaaaatacacacaggtTCAACACtacttaacaagttcagcaaatagattttcatttatcaaatactcaaaacatctgaatgtgtgaaaaaattcagatgcaacatttttttatgttatcaaacagacccttacTTTATGCTAATTAAAAGGCTCTCTGTTTCATACTAATGTTAGGTTCATCAAAGGAGTACTATTATTGTTTTTGGTCAATGGCAAGTAACAAAAAGTAAGGTGTAAATGTGAGTGGATGGTACTCTATTTCATAAGGAATTGAATGCTATCCGATCACCCTGGTAGCCTAAATCAAGTTTTAACTAGCTTTGGAATGTAAAATAGGAAGCTTTGCTTAGATGTATTTCACCGTAATGACATGTGATTACTAACaccttacccttttttttttttttttttttttaagatttccaaaaaaaaaaaaaaaaaacctcatttGCAGATTTGCGGAGCGTGAATCcgcgttttgcttgtttttcaCTCTTCCCGGGTGGATGCCACTGAAATTGAAAACCTTAAAATATCAATATTCAGAAATTTCGTACTGGCAATCCAACCCCAGATAACTCAATCCTCAGATAAAACCAATTCCCGACTGAATATCATATTATGAGTGAAAGTACCAGTAGTAGTAGAAGCTAGCTCGCATTATTTGTCCTCCACCATCATCTTTACACTACTTATAAATGGATTTCGCTGCAATGCATGGGTGGCAGTGGCATGCATATTATTATTGATTTGAAGTTGAAAGCCATGCAAGCTCCAGCTTCGAAGCCCCTCTCCTTTTCCATCCTCCTCTCCTCCTCATTGTTATTAATCTTCATCTCCTCATCTCTCCACCCCGCCCAAGCAGACCAACCCCTCCTCACACCCATCAAAAAGGACACCTCCACCAACTTATACTCTGTCTCAGCTTACCTCAAGACCCCTCTTCAACCCACCAATTTGCACCTCGACTTGGGAGCCTCCCTCACCTGGGTTGACTGCACTCGTCGCTACAAGTCCTCCACTTACCGCCACCTCCTCTACAACGCCTCCCTCTGCCTTGAGCTCGACACAGGCATTTATGGCAACTGTTTCAAACGACCCGGTCCCTCGTGCTTCAACGACTCCTGCGAATTCTTCCCTGAGAATTCCGTGACTCGGCAGGTTGCCATAGGAGATATACTGCTCGACTCGCTTGCCTTGCCCGCCACTGACGGCCGAAACCCGGGCAAACTGGGCCTGGATTCGGATTTCGTGTTTTCTTGCGGTACAACCAAGTTGCTGAGGGGCTTGGCTAGAGGAGTCACCGGATTGGCGGCTTTAGGCAGGTTCAATTTCTCCCTGCCGGCTCAGCTCAGCCGAGCCTTCTCTTCTCCATTGATATTCGCGATTTGCTTGCCCAGTACGCCCTCCGCAAACGGCGCGGCTTTCTTCAACTCCGCTGGGCCATATTACTTCTTGCCCGGAATTGACCTTTCAAAATCGCTGATTTACACTCCCCTCCTCTTAAACCCCTACGGCGGCACCGTAATCACTTACCCTAACCGCCCATCGGATGAGTATTTCATTGGGGTGACTTCCATCAAGGTCAACGGCAATGCCTTGCCTTTAAATAAGACCCTCCTTGCCATCAATCAAGAGAATGGATTCGGCGGGACCAAGGTTACGACTTCCACGCCATACACCCTGCTGCACACCTCCATTTTCAAGGCCTTCACGGCCGCGTTTGAGCAGGAATCAGCCGCTCTCAACCTCTCCTCAATAACGCCGGTGAAGCCATTCAGTTTGTGCTACGAAGCGGACAAGATAGCCAGCACGCGCGTGGGGCCGGCTGTTCCCACCATTGATCTCGTGCTGCAGAGTGATGATGTGTTTTGGAGGATCTTTGGCGCGAATTCGATGGTCAGCGTCAAAGTCAACGGTGTGGATGGCTTGTGCCTGGGTTTCGTGGATGGCGGGCCAAACCCCAGGACCTCAATCGTGATTGGAGGACATCAGATTGAAGACAATCTGCTCCAGTTTGACCTGGTTTCCAAGAGGCTCGGTTTCAGCTCTTCCGTTCTGTTCCGGAGCACAACTTGCTCCAACTTCAATTTCACCACCAACAAATGACTCCAATAATTCATGATGAAGcgcccctttctttttttttttctaaatataTAATAATCTGCTGTTTTATTTTAACAGCGTACGTGTATTTCCTCCTTTGCTGCTCGGTCAGCGTTCCGTTAATGAATAATcctataattaaaaaaaaaaaaagaacaggaCTTGTTTTGCTTTGCTCGTAATTACTTGCCATTATAGAATCAGTTCTTAACTGGAGTGCTCGAGGAAGAAGTATATACACGGACAGAGATAAGGTTTTGATAAGGTTGTTTTACTTTCAATCAAACTCTCCCATCAGATCAGCCTAATAAAGAAGACTTCGTAAGCATAGAGTTGCGCTATGATAGCACTGTTAAGTTACCAaaagtttcttccttttccCTAATCAATTCCAGCCAGGAAAAGAAGTTGGATCATCAATGAGTGAGTGACTGCACAGGGTATGAAAATGCAGGTGAAATATATCCTCACAAATACAAAGGCATACAAATTAAGCAGATTATTCGGTAGATGGTTTGTGGTACAAAAGAAGCGACACAAATGATCAATTAAAGTTTGCCAAGATGTTTTTCAGCTCCAAGCAAATGTAAACTTTCACGGGGGCACGTCGAATTCAAACCAAAATAGAGCCCTCTGTTACAACAACTGCTTTCCCTCGCAGAAGCACTCTTTGATTCTTCTCGTCCACATGCAAATGGAGCACACCACTTCTTGGTGATGCCTGAGTCAGGAGATCGGTTCTCAATAAGCAACGGGATAAAATCCTTGATTTCTACCTCTTCTATTTCTTACTGTCCATATATTCAAGTGTTCATGTTCAAtgtgaagaaaaagggaaaagcagagagagagagagagagaacctgATATGCAACAAAATCGCATTTCCCAAGCTTTTTGCTCCAGTACGGTGCCAAGGC is drawn from Coffea arabica cultivar ET-39 chromosome 1c, Coffea Arabica ET-39 HiFi, whole genome shotgun sequence and contains these coding sequences:
- the LOC140038073 gene encoding probable aspartic proteinase GIP2, producing MGGSGMHIIIDLKLKAMQAPASKPLSFSILLSSSLLLIFISSSLHPAQADQPLLTPIKKDTSTNLYSVSAYLKTPLQPTNLHLDLGASLTWVDCTRRYKSSTYRHLLYNASLCLELDTGIYGNCFKRPGPSCFNDSCEFFPENSVTRQVAIGDILLDSLALPATDGRNPGKLGLDSDFVFSCGTTKLLRGLARGVTGLAALGRFNFSLPAQLSRAFSSPLIFAICLPSTPSANGAAFFNSAGPYYFLPGIDLSKSLIYTPLLLNPYGGTVITYPNRPSDEYFIGVTSIKVNGNALPLNKTLLAINQENGFGGTKVTTSTPYTLLHTSIFKAFTAAFEQESAALNLSSITPVKPFSLCYEADKIASTRVGPAVPTIDLVLQSDDVFWRIFGANSMVSVKVNGVDGLCLGFVDGGPNPRTSIVIGGHQIEDNLLQFDLVSKRLGFSSSVLFRSTTCSNFNFTTNK